In Pseudomonas rhizosphaerae, one DNA window encodes the following:
- a CDS encoding DUF485 domain-containing protein, with amino-acid sequence MNDSIYLSIQNSPRFKELVRKREKFAWILSAIMLGLYSAFILLIAYGPHILGAKLSPGSSITWGIPIGIGLILSAFVLTGIYVKRANGEFDDLNRLILQEAKQ; translated from the coding sequence ATGAACGACAGCATTTACCTCTCGATTCAAAACAGCCCACGCTTCAAGGAGCTGGTGAGAAAAAGGGAGAAGTTTGCCTGGATACTTTCGGCGATCATGCTGGGACTGTATTCGGCCTTCATCCTGTTGATCGCCTACGGCCCCCACATTCTGGGCGCCAAACTCAGTCCCGGATCGTCGATCACCTGGGGCATCCCCATCGGTATCGGCCTGATTCTTTCCGCATTCGTCTTGACCGGTATCTACGTCAAACGCGCCAACGGCGAGTTCGATGACCTGAATCGTCTGATCCTGCAGGAGGCCAAGCAATGA